AGTAAGTCATGGCAGACAGCACCTTTGCAGTAAATGTTGCGGGTATACGGCGAGACTTGCGTCTGTTTGAGATAAAGCCCGGCGTCAGAATTGCCATCCTAAACATTCTGGGGGACACCGAACTGGTGCAGGCAGCGGCCAAAGCGCTGTCGGCCAAGATCACGGGCGTTGATGCTCTGGTGACGGCCGAGGCGAAGTCCATTCCGCTTGCCCATGCCATGAGTGTCGAGAGCGGACTGCCGTATATCGTCCTCCGTAAGTCGTACAAGCCCTACATGGGCGATGCGTTGCAAAGTGAAACGCTGAGCATTACCACTGGCAAGTCGCAGACGCTGTATCTGGACGAGAAAGACCGCACCCAGATTCAAGGGAAGCGCGTGGCCCTGATTGACGATGTGATTTCGACAGGCTCCACGTTGCAGGCAATGCGGCTTATCATGCAGAAGGCCGGCGCGAACGTTGTCGCTGAGGCAGCGATCTTCACCGAGGGCGACCGTGCCCAGTGGACGGGCGTGATTGCGCTCGGTCATCTTCCGGTCTGGGTGGATTAGTTTCGGCCAGTCGACAATCGCTCCACCGTTTCGCTGTCGCGCTCAGCGGGCTGTCTTCTCGATCACCAGGAAATGCGACAACCCGTAGGTGTCGAGCGGAGTTCCTTCGAACCGGTAAAGCGTGTCGCGGATGAATTTTCCGGGCGTTCCCAATCTGGCGATGATATTGTCGTATCCGCCGTAGATGCGCGAGTGGTGTACGACTTTCACCGGTTGTCCGCGGAACAGCCCACGCAGGCTGCGCTTGGTATACGCACGCACGTGCGGCGCCAGTTTGTTACGCCAGGTATCCGGCAGGTAATTGATGAACGGCGTATTGCCGAAGTGGTATTGGCCGCGCCAGTAGTGGCCGTGCGTTTCAAACGGGTACCAGCGGTTCGGGCAGAAGATGATGATGCGTCCGCCGGGCCGTGTAACACGGACCATTTCGGCGGCGGCGGCGCGGTCGTCGGCGACGTGTTCGATGACCTCATGGGAGAAGACCAGATCGAACGCATCCGCGGGGTAGGGCAGGTATTCGGCGGCAGAAACGACCGCGGATAAAGTACCGCTTTCGCGGGCATCCGCTACCCGTTCCAGTTCGATGTCAATTGCATCGACCTTCGCGTTATAGCGCTGGATGAAGGTCGTCGAGTACATGCCGACGCCGCAGCCATCCACCAGGATGCGCGAATCGGCCAGCTGAGTCCATTTGGCGACCATCTGCAGCCGCCGCTCCTGACCTGCGCGCCAGACATAACTCGGTTCACCGCGCTGGGCGGCTAATTCTGAAGGCATCGGAAAGTCCCATCACACCCGGGCAGCTTTCGCTGCAAAATTCAGGGATGAGCCCCGCGTTCGCGTGTTGGCGCGCGCCACGGGCTGCAAAACCTGCTTAATCTCAGGCCGGCATTGTAGGGGATGTGCGGTAATAGGTCAACGCGACAGCGAACGCTGCGGGAAGACGTAGCGATGCACGGGCGCGTTGGCGCGAAGCGCAATTCCGTTCGCGCGTTCGAACACCCGGTGGATGTCCTCGATCCGGCGGGTCTGCTCGACACTCGGCTCTCCACTGTAAATCACCAGGGTCACCGAAAGTTCGCCGACTGCCACCACCATCCAGCCATTGGTGATCTCCCTGCGGAACAGCCCCTTAGTCGACGTGATTTTGAGCGACTTAAACTCGCCGTAGAGTGCCTTGGCGGTCTCGGGCTGGACCTTACCGTCAATATAGAGCGGCTGGTCCTCGCCTAGCTTGAGCGTCGCGCACAGTTTGACCTCCGGGCGGAATTCCTCTTTAAGGAACTCGGTCACACCGGGGGCCGCCGCCTTCTTCCAGGCATCGCTGTCCGGGTTCTTTTCGATCAGCTTCTGCACGACTTCCATCTGCTGCGCGTAATGATGGTAAACCGCGTTGAACTGGTCCTTGTTGATTTTCCCCTCGGCAAAGTCCCCCGCCAGGCTTTCCATCTTCTGGCGGATATGGTCTAATGTCTGCTGAGGATCGTGCTGCGGCTTTGGTTTAGGCGCGTCGCTCATAATAACCGTTTTGTTTCGTCGTTTGTGTCAAATCAGATGCGGACAGTGTAACACTGTTTCACGGAAATTGTAACGAAATCCGAGCTATGAAATCTGCTGGCCTCGTTTTTACCCACGAACATATGGAATTGGCCCGGCACTACCGTGACCAACCCCCTTTTGCGGCCGCTTGGACAGCGTTTGAAAACTTAGCTGAAAACGAATCAATTCGCAACGATTCTCTTATGATTTCTGCGTACCGGGCGATTCGCGCCCGGCTGTTCAATTCCTCGGACTCCGCAGAGCAGGCCATTGCGGGGCTGATTGCGCTGCCGACGTCCGTTGAAGCTGGCAGTCCGACAGACGCAGCGCGGCGTGTCTTCGGTCACGCCCAGGCGCTCGCCTGCCTGCGTGACTTTGCATCACCAGTCCAGTGGTTGACCATATGTGAAGGTTGGGTGCCCGGTTGGGAAGAGGCTCAAGCGCAGCTTTCCAGCATTCCTCACGAACGCGCGTGGTCGACGCTGCTGACCTTGTGCCGCGGCGTGCTTCTTGAGGATCAAACCCTGCTCGACTCTGGAGCCGAGACATTTCGCGGCCTCGTCAGCATGATCCACGCGCACGGCTTCATCACAGGGGTCGTCGAAGGCAAGGATGGCGGAAGCCTCACCCGTTCGCTTCAGCTCGTGCAGGCACTGATACTCGCTGCCGAAGTGGGCGCGCACGCGGGGCTCGATCTGTGGGGCTATGAACAGCGCGGTGTGAGTGTTTTGACGGCGGCACTCTACCCGTTGTACTACTATTTCTATCCGGAGAGCTGGCCGTGGGAGGCTGCGGTTGATCCGCGCAAGCTGACACGCCGCGCCCAGCGCGCGCTCGCTGCACAAGTGCCGGACGATCAGGTGCTCGAAGCGAACCGAGCGCTCTACGCGCGCTACGGGTCGTTCCTGGAACTGATAAACCGCCGGACAGGGAGGCCGGTTCAGGCGGTGACACTGGTTTTGGATGAACTTCGTCCAATTGTCGATCTCTTCGGCGGCGGGCCTGTCACGCTGACCCATGCTGCGCCGCCCCTGCCGAAGCGTAAAGGGTTGTTTGGGAGGTAACGTCATGATTGACGAAGTAATTGGTTTTTCGGTCTTGACCGAGCTGCATTTAGCCGCGCTGCGCGAACTAGCCGGTGCCGCGAATGTCACGACCGCGCAGGCCGACCTCGACCTGCATAACCGCGACCAGTCGCGCCATCCCGACGGAAACGCGCGGGCGGTGATCTTTGCCACCAGTGCCGAGCAAGTGAGCGCGGTGCTGCGCTATTGCCATGAACAGCGCATCCCAGTTACCCCGTGGGGGGTAGGGACTTCGCTCGAAGGCAACCCGCTGGCCCGTTATGGCGGAATTTCCCTGAGTTTCGAGCGGATGACGCGAGTGCTCGAAGTCCACGCCGACGACTTTCAAGTGACGGTTGAGCCGGGCATCGGCCATAAAGACCTGAATGCCCAACTTGCCCGATACGGGTTGTTTTTCCCGCCAGACCCAGGCGCCAACGCGACGATCGGCGGCATGCTGGCAAACAACGCCGCCGGTATCCGCACGGTCAAGTACGGAGCGACCAAGGATAACGTGCTGAAGATGCAGGTAGTCCTCGCTGATGGGCGCATCATCACCGTCGGTTCCCGGTCGATCAAACAGGCATCGGGCTATGACCTGCTGCACCTGTTTGTCGGGAGTGAAGGAACGCTCGGCGTCATTACGCAGGCCACGCTGAAACTCGTCCCCGTTCCCAGCCTGATGAGCGCGGTCGTGGCCTCATTTCCGTCGGTCAGCGCGGCAATTGAAGCGGTCGTGGCCATTCGCGGCAGCGGCCTTGACCCGGCGGCGCTCGAATTCATTGACCCTAAACAGTCGGCCCTGCTGCGTGACCACGCCGGAGTCGATCTGGAGGAATGTCCAACGCTGTTTATGGAATTCCATGCCGTTCTTCCGGAGGCGCTGGAGTATGGCCTCGTACAGGTGCGTGAGATTTGCGAGGAGCTTGGCGCCACGCGCGTTAAGGCCACTACAGACAATGCCGAACGTACCAAACTGTGGACGGCCCGGCATCACGCCTATGAACTCCTGACCCGCATCCATGCCGGTCAGAAGATCTATATTGACGACGTGGCCGTACCGATCAGCCAGTATCCCGCGCTGATCGCTTTCGCCGAAAAGGCCATTGATGAAGCCGGAATCCATGCCTACATGAAGGGGCATGCCGGAGACGGCAATATCCACTGTGAATTTCCGTATTCGACCGAAGCCGAGTTTGCGGTTATCAGCCGGATCAATAACCGGATCGTCCAGAAGGCGATCGCATTAGGGGGAACCGCGACCGGCGAACATGGCGTGGGTATGGGGAAAACGCAGTTTATGGATGAGGAACATGGGGCATCGCTCGACGTGATGCGCGCGATCAAGGCGACGCTCGACCCTCACGGAATCCTCAACCCGGGAAAAATCTTTCCGCAGTAGCTGTTTGCACAAGAAATACACCGCCGGCGGCTGGGAGTTACTTTTGCCCGGCTGCCGGCCGGCAAACAGACTTACCCGTTAGAATTCTTCTTCCTCGTAGAACGCATCGTCGGAATCATCCTCGTCCTCTTCTTCGTCGTCACCGTAGAGGTCGAGTTCTTCGTCCTCGTCGTCAACCTCGTCGTAACCCTCTTCGTCCGGGTCTTCGTCGATGTTGAAGATCAGATCGAGGTTGATGAGATTGTCATCGTCGTCCTCGTCTTCGTCGAGATCGTCTTCGAGTTCGTCGTCCAGGGCCAAATCTTCGTCCGCTTCCTCGAGTTCGTCGGGCAGTTCATCGTCCAACATCACCGGCAGGGCGGCCTTCCGCAGCAGTTCGTCTAGCATAGTTTTCCCCGTGCTTTAGGCGAGTTCGGGCGATATTGTAGCAAGTACGCGGCGGATGTCTAGTGCGCTACTAGACTCAAAAATAACGCATGAACGCGTGTGTCACCAGTCAATTCCGGATGAAAGGCGGTCGCCAGCAGATGACCCTGCCGTGCTGCGATGATCCGACCGTCATCTAGAGTACCGAGAACTTCGACATCTTTGCCAGCTGCGGTTGCGATTGGAGCGCGGATAAACACAGTATGGAATGGGCCGCCTTCAATGCCCTTGATATTCATATCTGCTTCGAAACTGTCGATCTGCCGGCCAAACGCATTGCGATTGACGGAGATATCCATGATGCCCAGAATCGGCTGGCGGTCATGACCAATATCCTTCGCCAGGAAGATCATCCCGGCGCACGTGCCCCAGGTTGGCTTGGTTGCAGCGAACTGGCGCAGCGGTTCGATCAGACCAAACTCGACCGCCAACTTCCCGATCGTGGTGCTTTCGCCGCCAGGCAGAATCAGCGCATCCAGGCCCTGCAGGTGTTCAGGCAGGCGGACTTCGACCGGCTCGGCACCCAGTTTTCGCAGCATCTTTTCATGTTCGATAAAGGCGCCCTGAAGCGCGAGTACCCCAACCTTCATTGTGAACCCCGATTGTCAACCGCTGGAATACCCCTACTGTAAGGGAAGGCCTTCCGGTGTTCAAGTGGTCTTTAGGTCCATCGGGTCGCCGCGTAACCGTTGGCAAACCCCTTCTTTGTGAGTAGACTTAGCCCGTAATGTCGAACTCAAGTTCGCCGGGGAGTATCGTGATATGACGACCATTTGGAATATGCCGCGGATTGAGCTAACGGACCTCTCGCGGATCCGCGAACAGCGTCCCGCCGCGCTTTTGACCGGCAAACGGTCGTGGCAAGCAGTCAATACCATGGTGAAACTGCCGGTCGTCGTCCAGGCCGAGCCGGAAAACGCCGAGAAGAGCTATCTCGACTCGCTTGCTGACGGATTGCCGAAGCAAGTCCAGTCGATTTATGCGGTGGGCGGCGGTTTGGTGGCGGATGCCGCAAAGTACATCGGTTCGCGCCGCAAACTGCCGGTGGTCCTGATCCCGACCGCGCTGAGCGTGGACGGCTTTTTCACCCCGATCGTCTCGCTGCGTGCCGATGGGGTCGGCACCTACGCAGAGACTGGCCCGGCGGAACGGGTGTTGATCGACTGGGATGTCGTCAGCGCCGCCCCGGCTCATATTCGCGGCGCAGGGATCGTCGAACTGCTCAGCATCGTAACCGGGCTGCTCGACTGGCGCTATGCCGCCGAAAAGGGCAAGAATCCGCTGGAAGAACGCTTTCAGCCCTGGGCGGCAGCCCTCGCCGCGGGAATCGCACAGCAGGCCTTCCGCATCGCTAAAGGCGTCGGCGAAGGGCAGGTACAGTCTTTGCGTGAGCTGCTCGATCTGATCTGCATGGAAGTGCGCCTGACCACTCAGATCGGCCACACGCGTCCGCAGGAAGGCAGCGAACAGTTCTTTGCGCATGCGCTGCAGCCTCGAATCACCCTGCGCGGCAAGAAACCGTATGCCGAATTGCTCGGGCCGGGAATCCTGTTGGCGATGGCGCTGCACAATCAGGAGATCAAGCCGATCAAGGATACGATGCTGGCGGCAGGTGTTCGATTGAACACCATCGATCCGCAGGACATCACCGATACGCTTACCGCGCTGCCTGCGTTCGTCAAGGATAATAAGCTGCCGTTCAGCATCCTCAATGATGTGACAATCAGCGCTGACAAAGCGCGCGAACTGCTGACCGTCACCGGTCTCCAGCAAAGCGAAGTCTAGAAGCTCAATACGTGTGTGGCGGGGCGCGGTTTTCCGCGCCCTTTTTATGAGTCGGAGAGTTTGTTATGAAAGTACTTCGTTTTATCTTCATCGGTTTGCTCGCCATCCTGGTAATCGTGCTGGTCGGCGGGTTCGTTCTGTTCAACAAACTGACCAAAGGTCCGCTGCCGCAGCATACCGGAACGCTTCAGGTCGAGGGGCTTACCGCGCCGGTCGAAATTCTGCGCGACGAGTACGGCGTAGCCCACATCTACGCGTCGACCTCATACGATCTGTTGTTCGCCCAGGGCTATACCCATGCTCAGGATCGCTGGTGGCAGATGGAATTTGCCCGCGCGGTTGGCGACGGCCGCATCCAGGAGCTGACCGGCGCCAATGACGATGTCATGGGCAACGACGTCTTTATTCGCACCGCAGGCTGGCGTGAAGCCGCCGAGCGCAGCGTAAGTGAAGCTTATGACCCGGAGACCCTTGCCCGCATGCAGGCGTTTGCCGATGGCGTCAACGCCTATATCAGCGGCAAGAATGGCGGCGACCTTGCCCTGGAATACTCGCTGCTGGGCGTGACCGGCGTGAATATTCCGATCCGTCCGTGGACGCCTGCCGACAGTGAAGTCTGGCTCAAGGCGATGCAGTGGAACCTCGGTAACGGCCTGCAGGACCAGGAACGCAGCACGGCACTTGAGACCCTGACTCCGGAGCAGTTGTTTGAGATTGAGCCGGCCTATCCGTTCGATCTGCATCCGACGATTGTCGAGCCCGAAGACCTTCCAATCAGCGGCGAGACGCTGACGACCTCATCCCTCGGTGCACTTGAACAGCACACTGTGTTGGACCGCGGCGACATCACCTTTGCGGGCGGCAGCACCGGCGAAATCGCCTATGCCTTCGGGTTTGGTGACGGGCTGGGCAGCAACAACTGGGTGGTAAGCGGCAGCCACACAGCAACTGGGAAGCCGCTGCTTTCGAATGATCCGCACCTTGGCATACAGATGCCGTCAATCTGGTATGAAGTGGGTCTGCACTGTCAGCCGGTCAGCGAAGAGTGTCCGTTTGACGTACGTGGATATGCGCTGCCAGCCGTCCCTGGCGTTGTGCTGGGTCACAATGCCCGGATCGCATGGGGGTTCACCAATATCGACCCGGACGTGATCGACCTGTATGAAATCAAGGTCAACCCCGACAATCCGCTTCAATACGAGTACGACGGCGAAATGCTGGATATGACCGTCCGTAACGAGGAAATTAAGTTCGGTGACGGCGGCTCAGTGACCATTCAGGTCCGCGAGACGGTTATGGGACCGATCATCACGGATAATGTAACCATCGAGGATGGGGTATCGTCGGGCTACGGCGAGACCGCGCTGGCTATGCGCTGGGCAGCGCTTGACCCGACCCAGTTGATGCGCGCGCTGTTCCTGCTGAATACGGCGCAGAACTGGGAAGACTTCCGCGAAGCGAATGCCTATTTTGCCGCACCAGCCCAGAACGTGATTTATGCCGACGTCGATGGCAACATCGGCTACCAAACGCCGGGACTCATCCCGATCCGCCCCGCGGCGAACAGCGGTCGAATCATCCAGGATGGATCGACCAGCGCGACTGCCTGGCTCGGTTACATCCCCTACGACCTGCTGCCGCGAATTCTCAATCCCGAGCGCGGATGGATTCACAGCGCCAACGAGGCCCTCGCACCGCTTGAATACTACGACCAGCTTAAGGCGCAGTTGGCTGGCGAGTACGGCGAGGACATCAACGTTGTGATCAACGAGTACTGGGACTATGGCTTCCGAGGCGAGCGGATCGTGCAACTGCTTGAAGCGTCTGGCGAACACACTATCGCCTCGATGCAGGCCATCCAGGCTGACAACAAGATTCTGGTCGCAGAGGCGATGGCGCCGTATCTGGCGGCACTCAGCTTTGACGATGCAGCGTTGACCGAAGCGCGCGACTGGATGCTGAACTGGGATTTCCAGGCAAACCGTGACAGCGGGCCGGCGGCGCTATTCAGCGCGTTGTGGAAGCGGATTCCTGATGCGGTGTTCAACGACGAATATGGCGAATCGCTGACGGTCGGCGGCGGCAGCAATGCGCAGCTTGCCTTGATTCAGATTCTCGATCAGGAAGACAATCACTTCTGGGACGACGAATCAACCGAAGCGGTCGAGACCCGCGACGAACTCCTGAAATCGGTGTTCGCGGCGGCTCATGCGGAACTGGTCGAAACGCTGGGCGCGGACAAGGCGCAGTGGGAATGGGGCAAACTGCACACCGCCGTGTTCGTCAGCAATCCGCTTGGACAGAGCGGCATCAGCCTGATCGAAGACATCGTCAACCGGTCAACGCCTGCCGGAGGGTGGGTCGGCGCGGTCAATGCGACCAATTGGTCGACTCAGAGCGATGATTACGAACTGAGCAGCCTGCCGTCAATGCGGACGGTCTACGACCTGAGCAACCTTGACCAGAGTATGAACCACCACACGACGGGGCAGAGCGGGCATCCGTACAGCGACAACTACGACGACCAGATTCCCTTCTGGGCGTCAGTGACCTACAAGCTGATGCTGAGCGGCCGTGAAGCGGTTGAAGCCGCAGCGGTCGAGACACTCCGGCTTGAGCCGAAGTAAAGTGAATCGCTATGAAAAGAGGGCGGTTTTATGGCCGCCCTCAAGTCACGCACGATGACCTGGGCGCACACTGATGCGCCCTTGTGCATTTCGCCCCTAAAACACGATCCGGTTCGTGGCAATCAGAACCAGAACGCCCAGAACCGTGACGAGCATGAACAGCAGGATCGACAGGATCATGCGTTCGAAAGCATTCATTCCCAACAGACCGCCGCGACGGCGTTTCTTGCCTTTTGCGTCGCTGGCGTCCAACGCTTCGTCAAGGTCGTTTGACGCGCTGCGGCGAAGATCGTCAACCATGAATCACCTCCTGACCTGTCACGATACTGTAACACATTCGGGGGCCACCTGACCATGTGCCTGTACGGTGCCGGCAATCCAGCGTAAAATGGGGGAACCGGGGATCGCAGTATCCCTCGCACGCAAACGCAACGAAAGAACCTCCCATGCCAAACGTCCCGTTCTTACAGCGGGTGGACGCTGGACGTCCCATACTAGCCGATGGCGCGATGGCGACTTTGCTGCATCGGCGCGGCCTGCCGATGGCAACCTGTTTCGACGCCGTAAATCTTAGTGACCCCGCGCGTGTTTATGAAGTGCATCTCGCCTATCTTGAGGCGGGTGCCGACCTGATTGAGACCAACACGTTTGGCGCGAACCGCGTCAAACTTGAAGAACACGAACTGGCCGACAAAGTCGCCGAGATCAATGCGGCAGCGGTGGCGATTGCCCGTCGCGCGGTGGCCGACAGCGGCCGCGACGCGTATGTTGCTGGCTCAGTCGGGCCGCTTGGGGTGCGCCTGCGTCCCTACGGACCAATCAGCAAAGAGGAGGCGCGCGACGCGTTCTTCGAGCAGATCGCGGCGTTGGCTGAAGCCGGCGCCGATGTCATCCTGATGGAGACCTTCGCCGACCATCTGGAACTGCTTGAGGCCTTGGCTGCCGCGCGTGCCGCGGCACCACTGCTCCCGGTGATTACCCAGGCGACTTTCGCCCAGGATGACCGGACTCTGACCGGTTTCGCGCCGGCCAAGGTCGCCTACGATCTATTCCGGGCAGGCGCGGACATTGTCGGCGTTAACTGTTCCGGTGGCCCCTCCCAGATCTTCAATATCCTTCAAGTGATGCGGGCGTCCGTACCGAACGCGCGGCTTTCGGCTATGCCGAACGCCGGATACCCGGAAGCTATCGGCGGGCGGGTGATGTATCCCGCGTCTGCCGAGTACTTTGGCGATTACGCGCTTGACCTTCAGGCAATCGAAACGTGCATCATCGGCAAATGCTGCAGCAGTACACCCGATCACATCGCCTCGATGCGCCATGCCATCGATGCCGCCGCTGAAGGCAAACGCA
The nucleotide sequence above comes from Candidatus Flexicrinis proximus. Encoded proteins:
- a CDS encoding penicillin acylase family protein; the protein is MKVLRFIFIGLLAILVIVLVGGFVLFNKLTKGPLPQHTGTLQVEGLTAPVEILRDEYGVAHIYASTSYDLLFAQGYTHAQDRWWQMEFARAVGDGRIQELTGANDDVMGNDVFIRTAGWREAAERSVSEAYDPETLARMQAFADGVNAYISGKNGGDLALEYSLLGVTGVNIPIRPWTPADSEVWLKAMQWNLGNGLQDQERSTALETLTPEQLFEIEPAYPFDLHPTIVEPEDLPISGETLTTSSLGALEQHTVLDRGDITFAGGSTGEIAYAFGFGDGLGSNNWVVSGSHTATGKPLLSNDPHLGIQMPSIWYEVGLHCQPVSEECPFDVRGYALPAVPGVVLGHNARIAWGFTNIDPDVIDLYEIKVNPDNPLQYEYDGEMLDMTVRNEEIKFGDGGSVTIQVRETVMGPIITDNVTIEDGVSSGYGETALAMRWAALDPTQLMRALFLLNTAQNWEDFREANAYFAAPAQNVIYADVDGNIGYQTPGLIPIRPAANSGRIIQDGSTSATAWLGYIPYDLLPRILNPERGWIHSANEALAPLEYYDQLKAQLAGEYGEDINVVINEYWDYGFRGERIVQLLEASGEHTIASMQAIQADNKILVAEAMAPYLAALSFDDAALTEARDWMLNWDFQANRDSGPAALFSALWKRIPDAVFNDEYGESLTVGGGSNAQLALIQILDQEDNHFWDDESTEAVETRDELLKSVFAAAHAELVETLGADKAQWEWGKLHTAVFVSNPLGQSGISLIEDIVNRSTPAGGWVGAVNATNWSTQSDDYELSSLPSMRTVYDLSNLDQSMNHHTTGQSGHPYSDNYDDQIPFWASVTYKLMLSGREAVEAAAVETLRLEPK
- a CDS encoding class I SAM-dependent methyltransferase — encoded protein: MPSELAAQRGEPSYVWRAGQERRLQMVAKWTQLADSRILVDGCGVGMYSTTFIQRYNAKVDAIDIELERVADARESGTLSAVVSAAEYLPYPADAFDLVFSHEVIEHVADDRAAAAEMVRVTRPGGRIIIFCPNRWYPFETHGHYWRGQYHFGNTPFINYLPDTWRNKLAPHVRAYTKRSLRGLFRGQPVKVVHHSRIYGGYDNIIARLGTPGKFIRDTLYRFEGTPLDTYGLSHFLVIEKTAR
- a CDS encoding iron-containing alcohol dehydrogenase; protein product: MTTIWNMPRIELTDLSRIREQRPAALLTGKRSWQAVNTMVKLPVVVQAEPENAEKSYLDSLADGLPKQVQSIYAVGGGLVADAAKYIGSRRKLPVVLIPTALSVDGFFTPIVSLRADGVGTYAETGPAERVLIDWDVVSAAPAHIRGAGIVELLSIVTGLLDWRYAAEKGKNPLEERFQPWAAALAAGIAQQAFRIAKGVGEGQVQSLRELLDLICMEVRLTTQIGHTRPQEGSEQFFAHALQPRITLRGKKPYAELLGPGILLAMALHNQEIKPIKDTMLAAGVRLNTIDPQDITDTLTALPAFVKDNKLPFSILNDVTISADKARELLTVTGLQQSEV
- a CDS encoding FAD-binding oxidoreductase, whose amino-acid sequence is MIDEVIGFSVLTELHLAALRELAGAANVTTAQADLDLHNRDQSRHPDGNARAVIFATSAEQVSAVLRYCHEQRIPVTPWGVGTSLEGNPLARYGGISLSFERMTRVLEVHADDFQVTVEPGIGHKDLNAQLARYGLFFPPDPGANATIGGMLANNAAGIRTVKYGATKDNVLKMQVVLADGRIITVGSRSIKQASGYDLLHLFVGSEGTLGVITQATLKLVPVPSLMSAVVASFPSVSAAIEAVVAIRGSGLDPAALEFIDPKQSALLRDHAGVDLEECPTLFMEFHAVLPEALEYGLVQVREICEELGATRVKATTDNAERTKLWTARHHAYELLTRIHAGQKIYIDDVAVPISQYPALIAFAEKAIDEAGIHAYMKGHAGDGNIHCEFPYSTEAEFAVISRINNRIVQKAIALGGTATGEHGVGMGKTQFMDEEHGASLDVMRAIKATLDPHGILNPGKIFPQ
- a CDS encoding adenine phosphoribosyltransferase (Catalyzes a salvage reaction resulting in the formation of AMP, that is energically less costly than de novo synthesis), whose amino-acid sequence is MADSTFAVNVAGIRRDLRLFEIKPGVRIAILNILGDTELVQAAAKALSAKITGVDALVTAEAKSIPLAHAMSVESGLPYIVLRKSYKPYMGDALQSETLSITTGKSQTLYLDEKDRTQIQGKRVALIDDVISTGSTLQAMRLIMQKAGANVVAEAAIFTEGDRAQWTGVIALGHLPVWVD
- the pdxT gene encoding pyridoxal 5'-phosphate synthase glutaminase subunit PdxT encodes the protein MKVGVLALQGAFIEHEKMLRKLGAEPVEVRLPEHLQGLDALILPGGESTTIGKLAVEFGLIEPLRQFAATKPTWGTCAGMIFLAKDIGHDRQPILGIMDISVNRNAFGRQIDSFEADMNIKGIEGGPFHTVFIRAPIATAAGKDVEVLGTLDDGRIIAARQGHLLATAFHPELTGDTRVHALFLSLVAH